In the genome of Haloarcula sp. CBA1127, one region contains:
- a CDS encoding transcriptional regulator, with protein sequence MPTLKVTVGNSDHLDQRTRSRLKAAQEGEDLDDAQPTLNFDSYAELSRLLSPKNLELLEAISEHEPASIREAAELVDRDYKQVHRNLSELADIDVIEFQGGGPGEAKKPMLAYDGLEIDIPFTGSNGNTGTVAP encoded by the coding sequence ATGCCCACACTCAAAGTCACCGTCGGAAATAGCGACCATCTCGACCAGCGCACGCGTAGTCGACTCAAGGCCGCTCAGGAGGGCGAAGACCTTGACGACGCCCAACCGACACTGAACTTCGACTCGTACGCCGAACTCAGTCGTCTCCTCAGTCCGAAGAATCTGGAGCTGTTGGAGGCGATCTCCGAACATGAACCGGCGAGCATCCGCGAGGCTGCTGAACTGGTTGACCGAGACTACAAGCAGGTACACCGGAACCTCTCTGAACTTGCAGATATCGACGTTATCGAATTTCAGGGCGGTGGACCGGGCGAAGCAAAGAAGCCGATGTTGGCCTACGACGGTCTCGAAATCGACATTCCATTCACCGGGTCGAACGGGAACACTGGTACTGTTGCACCGTAG
- a CDS encoding ComEC/Rec2 family competence protein gives MLYDHLQVHFLNVDHGDCTIIRHPGDQHRDEGRISVIDINDWPEQKEHVEEDHISSLEYYLQFPVKGDQQSGLTGIRQKSQISPEEYAQEYLNDPIEYYNENFDEVTHKIWRFIATHPDMDHLSGLNRLDEEIGFSVFWDTDHNRERDENNWYEVYEWADWELHEEIREGNTDHDNIQPTQGQQKKYWEHDNIEILHPSPEFVQELNEQNADLENPEYNDYSYVFKIQHGTRSILLPGDAEEEVWDQILEDWGTEALEDVHVLKAAHHGRKDGFHREAVEAMDPAYVIVSVGKKDEQDAYDNYRSACSDDTEILSTRQYGRIKAICTRPNSIIVDKAEPDGIFDLPDA, from the coding sequence ATGCTCTATGATCACCTCCAAGTTCATTTTTTGAATGTCGACCACGGTGATTGCACCATCATCCGGCACCCTGGCGATCAACATCGCGACGAGGGCCGAATATCGGTTATCGATATCAACGATTGGCCCGAACAGAAAGAGCATGTCGAAGAAGATCACATCAGCAGTCTAGAGTACTATCTCCAATTTCCGGTAAAGGGCGACCAACAAAGCGGCTTGACTGGGATTCGGCAAAAAAGTCAGATTAGCCCTGAAGAGTACGCACAGGAGTACCTCAATGATCCAATTGAGTACTACAACGAGAATTTTGACGAGGTAACGCACAAAATCTGGCGTTTTATCGCGACACATCCGGATATGGATCACCTATCGGGGTTGAACCGACTTGATGAAGAAATCGGATTCAGTGTGTTCTGGGATACCGATCACAACCGTGAACGTGATGAAAATAACTGGTATGAAGTCTACGAGTGGGCAGATTGGGAACTCCATGAAGAAATTCGAGAGGGAAACACGGATCACGACAATATCCAGCCGACTCAAGGACAACAAAAGAAATACTGGGAGCACGACAACATAGAGATCCTCCATCCATCCCCAGAGTTCGTTCAAGAACTTAATGAACAGAATGCTGATCTGGAAAATCCAGAATATAACGACTACAGCTACGTATTCAAAATCCAACACGGAACACGTTCAATCCTGCTTCCAGGGGACGCGGAAGAAGAAGTGTGGGACCAAATTTTAGAGGACTGGGGGACAGAAGCCCTTGAGGACGTCCATGTACTGAAAGCAGCTCATCACGGCCGCAAAGATGGCTTTCACAGAGAGGCAGTAGAAGCGATGGATCCCGCTTACGTGATTGTGAGTGTCGGGAAGAAAGACGAACAGGACGCCTATGACAACTATCGCTCGGCATGTAGCGACGATACAGAGATACTTTCAACTCGTCAATACGGCCGTATCAAGGCGATTTGTACCCGTCCGAACTCGATTATCGTCGATAAGGCAGAACCAGACGGGATCTTTGACCTCCCTGACGCCTAA
- a CDS encoding DUF6516 family protein produces MASYTTIEDWRDVKDGYVVAVTIRQTDDEKYPCGWDYSLHLGEVGGDTILRYDNAHERTKGHERHIHDDVEYIEFPGMLTLYDRFKEEATELSPVSWNWSP; encoded by the coding sequence ATGGCGTCCTACACTACCATCGAAGACTGGCGGGATGTCAAAGACGGCTACGTCGTTGCTGTGACCATCCGACAGACGGACGATGAAAAGTACCCGTGTGGTTGGGATTACAGCCTCCATCTTGGGGAGGTCGGCGGAGACACGATCCTCCGATACGACAATGCCCACGAACGGACGAAAGGGCACGAGCGCCACATTCACGACGATGTTGAATACATCGAGTTTCCGGGGATGCTGACGCTTTACGACCGCTTCAAGGAGGAGGCTACCGAACTATCGCCCGTTTCGTGGAACTGGTCACCGTAG
- a CDS encoding ComEC/Rec2 family competence protein has product MAAVEIYIWDVERGDAMFIKGPERNAVIDLGQHANGFSPSRHIHTQHGIDSVDYLVLTHPDEDHIEDLPEFSSYFSPEVIARRDEADEYIRRRKTDLYPDRSHYQTVTEAYLTLTDTYDQQATFSPSDPSWNGGLTFTHHILSLEEAGATPIDNLSRGETVNLNNISILTFLEYGSFKLVTAGDLEQEPLETLLQQSSVRDGLRDTDVLVAPHHGRESSYTPKLFHHMTPELVAISDAKAGSTNASQKYSAQATGTTVSRRSGTTTNRNVVTTRQDGVIYLGIDDGEYRIRID; this is encoded by the coding sequence ATGGCTGCTGTTGAAATCTATATTTGGGATGTCGAACGAGGGGATGCGATGTTCATCAAAGGACCAGAACGGAACGCAGTTATTGATCTCGGTCAGCACGCGAACGGCTTTTCCCCCAGTCGACACATCCATACACAACACGGAATCGACTCGGTTGATTATCTGGTGCTCACGCATCCAGATGAAGATCACATCGAAGATCTCCCCGAGTTTTCATCGTACTTCTCACCCGAAGTGATTGCCCGTCGTGACGAAGCAGACGAGTACATCAGACGGCGGAAAACCGACCTCTATCCCGACCGTTCACATTATCAGACAGTGACGGAAGCCTATCTGACACTGACTGATACGTACGATCAACAAGCAACCTTCTCACCGAGTGATCCCTCCTGGAATGGAGGTCTGACGTTCACCCATCACATTCTTTCGTTGGAAGAAGCAGGAGCGACACCGATCGACAATTTAAGTAGAGGGGAGACAGTGAACCTGAATAATATAAGTATATTGACTTTTCTTGAATATGGTTCATTTAAGCTCGTCACTGCGGGCGACCTCGAACAGGAACCTCTCGAAACTCTTCTACAGCAGTCCTCCGTTCGTGATGGCCTTCGTGATACGGATGTTCTCGTCGCACCTCACCACGGTCGTGAGAGCAGTTATACTCCGAAATTATTCCACCATATGACGCCAGAGTTAGTTGCGATCTCGGATGCGAAAGCCGGGTCGACGAATGCAAGCCAAAAATATAGTGCGCAGGCAACTGGGACTACCGTATCTCGGCGGTCGGGAACAACAACTAATCGAAATGTTGTCACGACTCGTCAGGATGGTGTGATATATCTCGGTATCGACGACGGAGAGTACCGCATACGTATTGATTGA
- a CDS encoding Eco57I restriction-modification methylase domain-containing protein: MDTQKVTAADVVGWTSLEDISTSLQKRGLVPREDLGEDDELVMELDDDQFVSIIEAGPTQDAKSFTNRMTYRRHTNLVSTNEFEEFTFISRRRSFGEAGRISYQQFSFDRSAFEYGRSRFSVLDKLNEIEYGDGQSVQALYDTREVVKEFYTKFESLRTDLVTEVAGIPDGRGDAKQRYVQVLMDRLIFLYFIQKKNLLNFNTDYLLEKHTEYVDEGEDVYEDFFNPLFFEVLADNKQAEGFGTVPYLNGGLFSTTPVEEEFPEVTLGGTTEETNELFGGILEFLDGWNWHVDERLDIVEPKNISPEILGHIFEQTVNQKEMGAYYTPAEITDYVARETIHPYLLDQLNEDVGTSYESIDELFGLGSETDVAAEVAIADDGAVAQIGALDSIQREHVETLYFEHLQEGRVIDPAVGSGAFLLAAQDVLLDVYLSCLEYFEALPAFERTPAIEEALEEVEHSGSKTLYAKREIILNNLYGVDIDDGAVEICKLRLWLSMVADIENDPDEVEPLPNIDFNIRQGNSLIGYIDKLPSASDGATTFGDFSVQKKFKQVIEAVHKHRAATTSSDAANWRRIAEERMSKYRSDLDEDLAQRLRDAGMEEMDAETLQEFDSFHWIVEFAEVIDDGGFDVVIGNPPWEVLSPNRSDFFSKYNERFRTYNADEKDEVEEELLADESIKSEWEEYQRGMEQRAEYFNTAPDYDLQSPSVNGRRVASENDLSALFLERTFGLVSESGWTSLILPGFVFTGAIAKDLRQHLLNETTLQTTIGFENKGIFGQIDDRYRFGILTFQNCGETEGVDGVFAQTSTDILQTIEEDAAYIPRRVLESYSPNAVIFPSVTSQEQADTLDSILQHPIIADKEQPWWGDLVTKELHEPTDKGRFVEDPELGDYPIYGGGNIYQFAHDTEIYDIDGPSYWSVDSKDPDESARSRIRQKAFNKGYLKKSIYSTYDGSDTSKSQKAFVNDLLESVRGVGLEASDVLPDYTEYRIGYRNVARATDERTMIAAIVPKGITCLETLQSFRPYEIVIDNKEQLNSRPLHNCYNRIFSDEELFAAVALLNSIPFDFLMRTKIDTHIVKYKLEESQVPRLTDGDEWFDFIWTRAARLNCYGDAFEEMRERLGGVDPVTDEDERRQLRAEIDAAAFHAYGLGPEAMQFVLDDFHLVDNPRLMDREYLEMVSEQYHELA, encoded by the coding sequence ATGGATACCCAGAAGGTTACCGCGGCCGACGTCGTGGGCTGGACCTCGCTCGAGGATATCTCTACGTCTCTCCAGAAGCGGGGTCTCGTCCCCCGTGAAGATCTCGGCGAGGACGACGAGTTGGTGATGGAACTAGACGACGATCAGTTCGTCTCCATCATCGAAGCCGGACCGACGCAGGACGCGAAGTCGTTCACGAACCGAATGACCTACCGCCGGCATACGAACCTCGTCTCGACCAACGAGTTCGAGGAGTTCACCTTCATTTCGCGGCGGCGTTCATTCGGGGAAGCTGGCCGGATCTCCTATCAGCAGTTCTCATTCGATCGGAGTGCCTTTGAATACGGTAGGAGTCGCTTCTCGGTGCTCGACAAACTCAACGAGATCGAGTACGGCGACGGGCAGTCAGTCCAAGCGCTGTACGACACCCGAGAAGTCGTCAAGGAATTTTACACTAAGTTCGAGTCGCTGCGGACGGACCTAGTGACGGAAGTTGCGGGGATCCCTGACGGTCGCGGTGACGCGAAACAGCGCTACGTCCAAGTACTGATGGACCGTCTCATCTTCTTGTATTTCATCCAGAAAAAGAACCTCCTCAACTTCAACACGGACTACCTCCTCGAGAAGCACACCGAGTACGTCGACGAGGGGGAGGACGTGTACGAAGATTTTTTCAACCCTCTCTTCTTCGAGGTGCTGGCGGACAACAAGCAGGCCGAAGGCTTTGGCACGGTGCCGTACCTCAACGGTGGGCTGTTCTCAACGACGCCCGTCGAGGAAGAGTTCCCGGAGGTGACACTCGGCGGGACCACAGAAGAGACAAACGAACTATTCGGTGGGATTCTAGAGTTCCTCGACGGGTGGAATTGGCACGTGGACGAACGGCTTGACATTGTCGAGCCGAAGAACATCTCGCCAGAGATCCTCGGTCACATCTTCGAGCAGACTGTCAATCAAAAAGAGATGGGGGCGTACTACACGCCTGCGGAGATCACCGACTACGTGGCTCGGGAGACGATTCATCCGTATCTTCTTGACCAATTGAACGAGGACGTTGGGACGTCCTACGAGTCTATTGACGAGCTGTTCGGGCTGGGCAGCGAAACTGATGTAGCGGCAGAGGTGGCGATCGCTGATGATGGCGCCGTCGCACAAATCGGGGCGCTGGATTCGATTCAGCGAGAGCACGTCGAGACGCTGTATTTCGAGCACCTTCAGGAAGGGCGTGTCATCGACCCTGCGGTCGGGAGTGGGGCGTTCCTCCTTGCGGCCCAGGACGTGCTCTTAGACGTCTATCTGAGCTGTTTGGAGTACTTCGAAGCGCTGCCGGCGTTCGAGCGCACGCCTGCCATCGAAGAGGCGCTAGAGGAGGTGGAACACTCTGGGAGCAAGACGCTGTACGCCAAGCGGGAGATCATCCTCAACAACCTGTACGGGGTGGATATCGATGACGGGGCCGTTGAGATCTGCAAGCTTCGGTTGTGGTTGTCGATGGTCGCCGACATTGAGAACGATCCCGATGAAGTCGAGCCGCTGCCAAATATCGACTTCAACATCCGCCAAGGGAATTCCCTGATCGGGTATATCGACAAGCTTCCGTCGGCCTCAGATGGGGCGACAACCTTCGGCGATTTCTCTGTCCAGAAGAAGTTCAAGCAGGTGATCGAGGCGGTCCACAAGCATAGGGCGGCGACGACGAGTTCTGACGCGGCGAACTGGCGCCGGATCGCTGAAGAGCGAATGAGCAAGTATCGAAGCGATCTCGACGAGGACCTCGCGCAGCGGTTGCGGGACGCTGGGATGGAAGAAATGGACGCCGAGACGCTACAAGAATTCGACTCCTTCCACTGGATCGTCGAGTTCGCAGAAGTAATTGACGACGGTGGATTCGACGTGGTGATTGGAAATCCACCGTGGGAAGTTCTGAGTCCGAATCGCAGTGACTTCTTCTCGAAGTACAACGAGCGCTTCCGAACGTACAACGCCGACGAAAAAGACGAGGTGGAGGAAGAGCTGCTCGCCGACGAGTCGATCAAATCCGAGTGGGAAGAGTACCAGCGCGGGATGGAACAGCGAGCAGAGTACTTTAACACCGCACCGGACTACGATCTACAGTCTCCCTCGGTGAATGGGCGTCGCGTAGCTAGCGAAAATGACCTCTCGGCGTTGTTCTTAGAGCGGACGTTCGGGCTGGTATCGGAGTCCGGGTGGACGAGCCTAATCCTACCCGGCTTCGTGTTTACAGGCGCTATTGCAAAGGATCTGCGTCAGCATCTACTCAATGAGACGACGCTCCAGACGACCATTGGATTCGAAAACAAGGGCATATTCGGCCAAATCGATGATCGGTACCGCTTCGGGATCCTCACCTTCCAGAACTGCGGTGAGACTGAGGGGGTAGACGGCGTTTTCGCACAAACCTCAACCGACATCCTCCAGACAATAGAGGAAGATGCAGCCTACATTCCGCGACGTGTTCTCGAATCTTACTCGCCTAACGCAGTGATCTTTCCATCGGTGACATCGCAAGAACAAGCTGATACGCTTGATTCGATTCTACAGCATCCGATAATCGCAGACAAGGAACAACCGTGGTGGGGAGATCTCGTAACGAAAGAGCTCCACGAACCTACTGACAAGGGGCGGTTCGTAGAAGACCCCGAATTGGGAGATTATCCGATCTACGGCGGGGGGAACATCTATCAGTTTGCCCATGACACGGAAATTTACGACATCGATGGACCAAGCTATTGGAGTGTTGACTCGAAAGACCCGGACGAGAGTGCACGCTCCAGAATTCGGCAAAAGGCGTTCAACAAGGGCTATCTGAAGAAGTCGATCTACTCTACGTATGACGGTAGTGACACGAGTAAATCACAGAAAGCATTCGTCAACGACCTACTGGAAAGTGTCCGTGGTGTGGGGCTCGAAGCGTCAGATGTTCTCCCCGACTACACGGAATACCGGATTGGGTACCGAAATGTCGCTCGTGCTACCGACGAGCGTACAATGATCGCAGCAATAGTCCCAAAGGGAATCACCTGTTTGGAAACTCTCCAGTCGTTCCGTCCATATGAGATAGTAATCGACAACAAAGAGCAGCTGAACTCCCGGCCGCTCCACAACTGTTACAACCGCATCTTCTCCGACGAGGAACTCTTTGCGGCTGTAGCACTCCTCAACAGTATTCCGTTCGACTTCCTTATGCGCACGAAAATCGACACTCACATTGTCAAATACAAGCTTGAAGAGTCGCAGGTCCCGCGGCTCACAGATGGCGACGAGTGGTTCGACTTCATCTGGACGCGCGCTGCACGGCTCAACTGCTACGGCGACGCCTTTGAGGAGATGCGCGAGCGACTGGGCGGTGTCGACCCGGTGACCGACGAGGACGAGCGCCGGCAGCTCCGCGCCGAGATCGACGCCGCCGCGTTCCACGCCTATGGACTGGGCCCCGAGGCGATGCAGTTCGTCCTCGACGACTTCCACCTCGTCGACAACCCACGGCTGATGGACCGCGAGTATCTCGAAATGGTCAGCGAGCAGTATCACGAACTCGCGTAA
- a CDS encoding helicase-related protein, with protein MPGDLERLIDNRGQTLADTFDSLVPESQEIRIATGYFYLSGFDLVDESLNHLHGTNEDEQAPLRILMGNETDQRTADEIDEGMTLRETFRKRFDEDLSELNSAQLEQVDQLREYIEQGVVDVRVRLTDDGYFHAKGASFHTAAQTEDGYPASDDPATVVGSSNFTRSGHTRNIELNLTTEESDDVAAFDEWYDSQWANSEDFSLDIIDVIQQNDNYQDWKGSNGGESEMFGTEIEPFELYKLVAYDALGGNIDERLDSPLYHFQAVGYESAREKLGNYNGCIVSDSVGLGKSFIGGELLRDYRLNNKRCLLIVPANLTEQWSDLLQDTTDEDGNPFFNLDVDGTHLDIMSISKFQNLTYKTLQEFKQQWDVVLIDEAHRFRNHGKWAPTPDDDDDYKGTRRHANIRELRGKTMIMLTATPINNSAQDLQNLISLFTDENELRNKANLDFNAFDEYVQQSEDRKEIISGTQEASDERLAKINNQLQDRSEEISKILNEIMVLRSRKHVKDSIIESDDIDMSFKPPKVTREEYQLPGAYRPVYDNLPEVIDALHLPHITVRNPQSGGTLKALFKLNLLKRLESSTYAFVQSIKTLYDSETALLRALEELPSDKDIERLRALQAGLDSDEEAPVTLAEFVGSEREADQIEETLEEFGFDTGAIRSDGSSDELEDATIGDVVRYIREDITLLAYFLAIFISQISEEPGRLSDLSVGVNQWLGQNNLTGIPDVPEDEINPRIYPGRDPEGIIEETKEFYEEVFLLQRFRDPKIDELCEVIEEHDKKILIFTQYRATADYVYESLRRKSDQVTDANSAVVKGGDDNKQKIIKRFAPDASGYQRTLAESGESELQYVVATDTLSEGVNLQDVQVVVNYDLPWNPMRIVQRVGRIDRIGNTDDKFVHNFFPDGDIEAAIKLLERLQAKISDIALIVGKENNILDPNENAALEKAGIETEKTIGEIEVEEIGESLERTRSVEDYNELDDVSTNPLLRNAGSDERAALERLELRRQLVETYDLESEDFDFAMDYFDTPPGERDLLYTVYQNSPETVDPGVFGLAHLWFDDGSSPPLGRTRRALYHATGQGDVEEVAKVRRLGIAPETQSVGVDLGSGDIQSLKERIDDELEERLEEIQAGQVGGAFKQGGKISVEQEKLLQYLELRLMNNTELVTGPSGDPIEVGEWAEQLHERLNGILLANTDEDYELRQRFRIDGKALTDWETEAFLAELQDFLDEYIKQNPDFQSTLAGANSAAAGIFCWGIVTAR; from the coding sequence ATGCCCGGTGACCTCGAGCGCCTGATCGATAATCGCGGCCAGACGCTGGCGGACACGTTCGACTCGCTCGTCCCCGAAAGTCAGGAGATCCGCATCGCCACCGGCTACTTCTATCTCTCTGGGTTCGACCTTGTCGACGAGTCACTCAACCACCTCCACGGAACCAACGAGGACGAACAGGCACCCCTCAGAATCCTCATGGGGAATGAAACGGACCAACGTACCGCCGATGAGATCGATGAGGGGATGACCCTCCGGGAGACGTTCCGCAAGCGCTTCGATGAGGATCTTTCTGAGCTCAACAGCGCGCAACTGGAACAGGTCGATCAACTCCGCGAGTATATTGAACAAGGCGTCGTCGACGTCCGCGTTCGCCTCACCGATGACGGCTACTTCCATGCGAAGGGCGCGAGCTTCCACACCGCCGCTCAGACTGAAGATGGCTACCCTGCGTCCGATGACCCCGCGACTGTCGTCGGGTCGTCGAACTTCACGCGCTCAGGTCACACCCGCAATATCGAACTGAACCTCACCACCGAAGAGTCAGACGACGTCGCGGCGTTCGACGAGTGGTACGATAGCCAATGGGCCAACTCAGAGGACTTCAGCCTCGACATCATAGATGTCATCCAACAGAACGACAACTACCAGGACTGGAAGGGATCCAACGGTGGCGAATCGGAGATGTTCGGCACCGAGATCGAGCCGTTCGAACTGTACAAGCTGGTCGCCTACGACGCCCTCGGCGGAAATATCGATGAACGCCTCGACAGCCCCCTATACCACTTTCAAGCGGTAGGCTACGAAAGTGCTCGCGAGAAGCTCGGGAACTACAATGGCTGTATCGTCTCCGACTCTGTCGGACTGGGGAAGTCGTTCATTGGGGGCGAACTCTTGCGAGACTACCGGCTGAACAACAAGCGGTGTCTGTTGATCGTCCCCGCGAATCTGACCGAACAGTGGTCTGACTTGTTGCAGGATACCACCGACGAGGATGGAAACCCGTTCTTCAATCTCGACGTCGATGGGACCCACCTCGACATTATGAGCATCAGCAAGTTTCAGAACCTCACCTACAAGACGCTGCAGGAGTTCAAGCAGCAGTGGGATGTGGTGCTCATCGACGAGGCACACCGCTTCCGCAACCACGGCAAGTGGGCTCCCACCCCGGACGACGACGACGACTACAAGGGGACACGACGCCACGCCAACATTCGCGAGTTACGCGGGAAGACGATGATCATGCTGACCGCGACGCCAATCAACAACTCCGCGCAGGACCTCCAAAATCTCATCAGCCTGTTTACCGACGAGAACGAACTCCGGAACAAGGCGAATCTCGATTTCAACGCTTTTGATGAGTACGTCCAGCAGTCCGAGGATCGCAAGGAGATAATCTCCGGAACGCAAGAGGCCTCCGATGAGCGTCTCGCAAAGATCAACAACCAGCTCCAGGATCGTTCCGAGGAGATCTCGAAGATACTCAACGAGATCATGGTGCTGCGGTCGCGCAAGCACGTGAAAGACAGCATCATCGAGAGTGACGACATCGATATGAGCTTCAAACCGCCGAAGGTAACCCGCGAGGAGTACCAACTCCCGGGGGCCTATCGGCCGGTCTACGATAATCTCCCGGAGGTGATTGACGCACTCCACCTCCCCCACATCACTGTGCGCAACCCCCAGTCCGGTGGGACGCTGAAAGCGCTGTTCAAGCTAAACCTCCTCAAGCGGCTTGAGTCGTCGACGTACGCGTTCGTCCAGTCGATCAAAACGCTGTACGACAGTGAGACGGCGTTGCTGCGTGCATTGGAGGAGTTGCCGTCGGACAAGGACATCGAGCGCTTACGGGCCCTGCAGGCGGGCTTAGATAGCGACGAGGAAGCACCCGTAACGCTAGCCGAGTTCGTCGGGAGCGAACGGGAAGCGGACCAAATCGAAGAGACGCTCGAGGAATTCGGGTTTGACACCGGCGCGATCCGTTCGGATGGATCGAGTGACGAACTCGAGGACGCGACGATCGGTGACGTGGTGCGCTATATCCGCGAAGACATCACGTTGTTGGCATATTTTCTCGCAATCTTCATCAGCCAAATCAGCGAGGAACCCGGCCGGTTGAGCGATCTCTCCGTGGGAGTCAACCAGTGGCTTGGACAAAACAACTTGACGGGGATCCCCGATGTACCTGAAGACGAGATCAACCCGCGTATCTACCCCGGCCGTGATCCGGAGGGCATCATTGAGGAGACAAAAGAGTTCTACGAAGAGGTGTTCCTCCTCCAGCGCTTCCGTGACCCGAAGATCGACGAACTGTGCGAGGTCATCGAGGAGCACGATAAGAAGATCCTCATCTTCACGCAATACAGGGCGACCGCGGATTACGTGTACGAGTCGTTGCGGCGCAAAAGCGACCAAGTCACCGATGCCAACAGCGCTGTGGTGAAAGGCGGGGACGACAACAAACAGAAGATTATCAAGCGATTCGCCCCCGATGCCTCAGGCTATCAGCGGACGCTGGCCGAGTCTGGCGAATCCGAGCTCCAGTACGTAGTCGCCACGGACACACTGAGTGAGGGTGTGAATCTCCAGGACGTCCAGGTCGTGGTGAACTACGACCTGCCGTGGAATCCTATGCGCATCGTCCAGCGCGTTGGTCGCATTGACCGAATTGGGAACACCGACGACAAGTTCGTCCACAACTTCTTCCCGGACGGCGATATCGAGGCGGCCATCAAATTGCTGGAACGGCTGCAAGCGAAGATCAGCGATATCGCTCTCATCGTCGGGAAAGAGAACAACATCCTTGACCCCAATGAGAACGCTGCCCTAGAGAAAGCTGGGATTGAGACTGAGAAAACGATCGGGGAAATCGAAGTCGAAGAGATCGGCGAGTCGCTTGAGCGGACGCGGTCCGTCGAGGACTACAACGAACTCGACGACGTGAGTACGAACCCGCTGCTTCGGAATGCCGGCAGTGACGAGCGTGCTGCGTTGGAGCGATTGGAACTGCGCCGGCAGCTGGTGGAGACGTATGACCTGGAGTCCGAAGATTTCGATTTCGCCATGGATTACTTCGACACTCCACCTGGGGAGCGCGACCTGCTGTACACGGTGTACCAGAACTCGCCTGAGACGGTCGACCCTGGTGTGTTCGGATTAGCACATCTGTGGTTCGATGATGGAAGCTCGCCGCCGTTAGGGCGGACGCGACGGGCATTGTATCACGCAACTGGGCAGGGTGATGTAGAGGAGGTGGCGAAGGTCCGGCGGTTAGGGATTGCACCAGAGACGCAGTCGGTGGGAGTTGACCTCGGGTCCGGAGACATCCAGTCGTTGAAAGAGCGGATCGATGATGAGTTGGAAGAACGGTTGGAAGAAATTCAGGCGGGACAGGTTGGCGGCGCGTTCAAACAGGGCGGCAAAATCTCTGTCGAGCAAGAGAAACTCCTGCAGTACCTCGAACTGCGGTTGATGAATAACACCGAGTTAGTGACAGGGCCCAGTGGAGATCCGATTGAAGTCGGCGAATGGGCCGAACAGTTGCACGAACGGCTGAATGGGATCCTGTTGGCCAATACCGACGAGGACTACGAACTCCGGCAGCGCTTCCGAATCGACGGGAAGGCGCTGACCGATTGGGAGACGGAGGCGTTCTTAGCGGAGTTGCAGGATTTCCTGGACGAGTACATTAAGCAGAATCCGGACTTTCAGTCGACGCTGGCCGGGGCGAACTCAGCTGCAGCAGGGATTTTCTGTTGGGGGATCGTGACGGCGCGGTGA